Sequence from the Luteibacter aegosomaticola genome:
GTTGCGCGAGATGGATGACCCAGGCCTCGAGCGGCTGGCCGACCAGTTCCTCCGCGGCGCGCTGGCCGCGGCCGATACGGCGGCCGCGGTCTATATCGCCGCGGCGTTGCAGGTGTACTTCACGGTGAGCGCATCCCGTCTTGTCGCCGCCGATCTGCGCCTGCTGGAGGAGCGCGCCCTGTGCCCGTGCTGCGGTTCGCCGAGCGTGGCCGGGCTGATCACGGCCAGCGGTATCACCCCCGGTACGCGTTTCCTGGTCTGCTCGCTCTGCTCGACGGCGTGGAATCATGTGCGCGCCTCGTGCATCACCTGCGGTGGCACCCGCAAGCTTCAGGTACAGGCGATCGATGGTGACAAGGGGCTGGTCAAGGCCGAGACCTGCGGCGAATGCCATACCTACAGCAAGCTGCTGTACCAGGTGACGGACATGCAGGTCGACCCGGTAGCGGACGATCTCGCCTCCCTGGGCCTCGACCTGCTCGTCGCGGAAGCCGGCTTCGCCAGGCATGCCCCCAATCCCTTCCTGCTGGTGGGCGATACCGCCGATATCGACTAGATCGGCGCTGCCAGTTGGGGCTACGCTCGGCCGCATGGATATCGCTGGATCCGACCTCGGCGCCCTGCGCCACCTGCCTGCCGTCGCCACCGTGCTGGGCCTGGCCGATGCCGCGCCCCTGCTGGAAGCCCACGGCCGTATCGCCACCACCCAGGCCATTCGCGAGGCCCTTGATCAGGCACGTGATGCGCTGCGTGCCGGAACCGCCAGCGCCACCGATGCGGCGAGCGTGCTCCGCACGGCGCAGCGACTGCTCGAAACACACCAGCCTGCCTTGCGCCCGGTGTTCAACCTCACCGGGACCGTCCTGCACACCAACCTCGGCCGCGCGCTGCTCGCAGAA
This genomic interval carries:
- the fdhE gene encoding formate dehydrogenase accessory protein FdhE, which produces MKQAGLPPDAKWSGPSHAGVKAPDPILLPDRMRRFAATAARMEKLTDGHPLEAWLRFLAAISRAQHAVATTLAPSGTPGAEIVARAVEARLPPLAADGHPRAPAWHEGLRLLMAEIESSDLPPPAMAAIEQLREMDDPGLERLADQFLRGALAAADTAAAVYIAAALQVYFTVSASRLVAADLRLLEERALCPCCGSPSVAGLITASGITPGTRFLVCSLCSTAWNHVRASCITCGGTRKLQVQAIDGDKGLVKAETCGECHTYSKLLYQVTDMQVDPVADDLASLGLDLLVAEAGFARHAPNPFLLVGDTADID